A stretch of the Tardiphaga sp. 709 genome encodes the following:
- a CDS encoding ABC transporter substrate-binding protein: MKRRTFLAGLGATGVSAAVFSPAIVRAAADAPLKFGVLSDMTGLFADNGGQGSVAAAQLAIEECGGKVLGKAIELIQADHLNKPDVGGNIARQWYDQEGVDVILDVPVSSVCIAVQTFAKDRNKMFITSAGGSADLSGKFCSPNFIQWTYNTYALANVAGKAMLQRGGDTWFFVVADYAFGQALERDVTEVAVKGGGKALGRAPHPINTADFSSQLLTAKSSGAKVIAIANAGSDTQNAIKQAEEFGLMGGDQKMIALLIDVNDIRSVGLKSAQGLLVTSGFYWNMDDRTRAFSKRYAAKMGKPPSMMQAGVYSSTLNYIKSVEAANTKDPAAVVKDLQGRTFDDAFLRNGKLRPDNLMVHDMYLAEVKKPAEVTDSYDVFRILATVKGEDAFSPLSASACPMVMSKK, translated from the coding sequence ATGAAGCGACGTACATTCCTGGCTGGCCTCGGTGCAACCGGCGTCAGCGCTGCAGTTTTTTCTCCGGCGATCGTTCGTGCCGCTGCGGATGCTCCACTGAAGTTTGGTGTGCTGTCCGACATGACGGGTCTGTTCGCCGACAATGGCGGGCAGGGCTCGGTAGCTGCGGCGCAGCTCGCGATCGAGGAATGCGGCGGCAAGGTGCTCGGCAAGGCGATAGAGCTGATCCAGGCCGACCATCTCAACAAGCCCGATGTCGGCGGCAATATTGCGCGCCAGTGGTATGATCAGGAAGGCGTCGACGTCATTCTTGACGTGCCGGTGTCCTCTGTTTGCATCGCCGTGCAGACCTTCGCCAAGGACCGCAACAAGATGTTTATCACGTCGGCCGGCGGCTCGGCGGATCTCAGCGGCAAGTTTTGCTCGCCGAACTTCATTCAGTGGACCTACAATACTTACGCGCTGGCCAATGTCGCCGGCAAGGCGATGCTTCAGCGGGGTGGCGACACATGGTTCTTCGTTGTTGCGGATTATGCCTTTGGCCAGGCGCTCGAGCGTGACGTAACGGAAGTTGCCGTGAAGGGCGGCGGCAAGGCGCTTGGCCGTGCGCCGCATCCGATCAACACGGCAGATTTTTCCTCGCAGCTTCTGACGGCCAAGTCGTCAGGCGCCAAGGTCATCGCCATCGCCAATGCCGGCAGTGACACGCAGAATGCCATCAAGCAGGCAGAAGAGTTCGGTTTGATGGGCGGTGATCAGAAGATGATTGCGCTCTTGATCGACGTGAATGACATCCGCAGCGTCGGATTGAAGAGCGCGCAAGGCCTGCTGGTGACATCCGGCTTCTACTGGAACATGGACGACCGCACGCGTGCATTCTCCAAGCGCTACGCTGCAAAGATGGGCAAGCCGCCGAGCATGATGCAGGCCGGTGTCTATTCCTCGACGCTGAACTACATCAAGTCGGTGGAGGCCGCGAATACCAAGGATCCTGCCGCCGTGGTCAAGGATCTGCAGGGGCGTACCTTTGACGATGCCTTCCTGCGTAACGGAAAGCTGCGTCCGGACAATCTGATGGTCCACGACATGTATCTCGCCGAGGTCAAGAAGCCTGCCGAGGTCACCGATAGCTATGACGTGTTCAGGATCCTCGCCACGGTGAAGGGGGAGGATGCATTCTCGCCGCTCTCGGCGAGTGCATGCCCAATGGTGATGAGCAAGAAGTAA